In Labrus mixtus chromosome 9, fLabMix1.1, whole genome shotgun sequence, the DNA window TCACCTGACAggatgtgacatcatcaaattGATCACATGACATCCACAAAGAAATCACTGGGGTTTCCCATGGCCAGGCAGAAGGACTGGCGGGCGGCGGCGAGGTCACGATGGCGACCTCGACCTTGCAACGGAGCCAGGTCTTCAGAGTCcttgttaccatggtgaccagAGAAGGAGCTGGGAGGTTTCAGGTTGCTGTTGTTGCTAGACAGCAATTCAGTCAGCTGTTTGTCAGACGGAGCACCTGCTTCCTGTGTGGtaggctctgattggctgcctaGTCCTCGGTCCTTCTGACCGTCACTACAGTCCGACCCACTGCTTCCTGTCAATCACATCAAAACATTGTAAAGGTcaaaaatgaattcatgaattTTATTCAATGATGCATGTTTTAACAGTTTTATGGATACTTCAGTCTGTTTGTATAAAACCTGATCACCATCAGCACCTCGCTCTCCTTCACTGTGCTgactcccctctcctcctcctcctcctcctcctcccccccaggTGGTCAGCTGGGTGAGGGGGGGATGTGAGCTGTAGGGGTGAGGGACAGGGTATTGGTAGGGGAAGGCTGGAGGCTGCTGGGGGCCTGGAGGCGGGGCCAGCGGGTTGCAGTCtgaaccccctcctcctccgccaTCGTCATCCAACAGAGACAGAACTCCCAGACCTGATAAatgagagacacacaacacaaacaccattTAGAGCTCTGAGCTCTTCAAACTGTGAAACTGGACCAAAGTAACCTGAGTGATGTGATCACCTGAGCCCTGTGTGTTCAGATCAGTGGGTGTGGTCATGTGACTCACCTGCACACAGGTCTGTGAAAACATAGTAGCACTGCTCAGAGAAGGTCACCTTGTTGACCGTGTGGCGGATGTAGCCCGCCTTCAGCAAGTTCCCTGCGTACTTTCGAGCTTCTCGTCGATCTGTGAAACCTTCAACATTCCTGTGTAGCCAGTCAACCACGTCCGAACCTGGTGACAAGACACGCCCCTGTTAGCACCTGAGACAGACACTCGAGTCACAGGTGGACCTGAGTGAGTCGCTCGAGTCTCAGGTCCACCTCTGACCATAGTAAAGAGGAGTACTTAGCTGGAATTTCTCCATCATCAGCCCAGATATCTACTGGACACACCCCTCGTCCacataagccccgccccctgtgCGAGCATCTCACCGATGAAGGCATTGGGGATGGTGATCTTAAGCCACATCCGGTCTCGAACCTCCAGGCCGGACTCCCGGTTGGCCATCGCCCTCACCACATCAGTCATGTCGCTGTGGATGGTCAGGGGGTTTTCTTCCTGTACACCtgagaaacagcagcagatcAAGGGGCGGAGTCAGacaggtgacagacaggtggaggaggcAGGCTGCAGGGGCTGAAGGGAGTCTTACCGTAGTGTGGGAGGAGCCTCCCTGTCATGGCGGCTGTGTGTGACACCCAGGCAGCGGGGTCGATGGGACGGACAGGCTCACCTGATGTGGGCGGAGCATAATGTAACAATTTTTATATATGAATAAATCAGATGATATAAAAATAACACTGATGGTTACTGTTGAGGACTCACTCCTTGGCAACGTGAAACAACCTCGAGGGCTTGGATCCCAACACTTAGCAACTGTCAACGTCACTGAGctgcaaacagacaaagacaaaacaagtcaGAATGGGTTACGTATGGCCGTAGTGGGCGTGtccactgtgatgtcattggTTGATTTGGgagctgtttttattaaagacTTGGATTTGGTCTTTCACTGTCGCCGTCTTCCTTCAAATGAAACCACAATTGATCACattttggcaagggggggggcAGTTTCTACATCTCAATCCAAAATGAGAGAATAGACAGAAATGACCATATATGGACAAGAGGGAGGAGCcagacaggagggagggaaCCCTGTCAGTAGAATGGGAATACTCACCCTGGTTTATGAACGATCTCTCTCAGCACTCTCACAGCGTCGTCATTACTCATGTTCTCAAAGTTTATATCGTTTACcttaaagacaagaaaatacTGTTCAGTACTCAGACCTCTACAGGGGACTTCAGTCAGTACTCAGACCTCTACAGGGGACTTCAGTCAGTACATAGACCTCTACAGGGGACTTCAGTTAGTACTCAGACCTCTACAGGGGACTTCAGTCAGTATAGACCTCTACAGGGGACTTCAGTCAGTACATAGACCTCTACATGGGACTTCAGTCAGTACATAGACCTCTACAGGGGACTTCAGTCAGTATAGACCTCTACAGGGTACTTCAGTCAGTACATAGACCTCTACATTTCCAGTAATATGTTTTTGTAGTACTACAGGTGTAGTACTACTGTAGTAACAGGCGTAGTACTGTAGTTACAGGTGTAGTACTGTAGTTACAGGTGTAGTAGTTCTGTAGTTACAGGTGTAGTAGTTCTGTAGTTACAGGTGTAGTACTGTAGTTACAGGTGTAGTAGTTCTGTAGTTACAGGTGTAGTTCTGTAGTTACAGGTGTAGTTCTGTAGTTACAGGTGTAGTAATATTGTAGTTACAGGTGTAGTAGTTCTGTAGTTACAGGTGTAGTAATACTGTAGTTACAGGTGTAGTACTGTAGTTACAGGTGTAGTAGTTCTGTAGTTACAGGTGTAGTAGTACTGTAGTTACAGGTGTAGTTCTGTAGTTACAGGTGTAGTTCTGTAGTTACAGGTGTAGTAGTATTGTAGTTACAGGTGTAGTAGTTCTGTAGTTACAGGTGTAGTACTGTAGTTACAGGTGTAGTAGTACTTTAGTTACAGGTGTAGTAGTACTGTAGTTACAGGTATAGTACTGTAGTTACAGGTGTAGTACTGTAGTTACAGGTGTAGTAATACTGTAGTTACAGGTGTAGTACTGTAGTTACAGGTGTAGTAGTTCTGTAGTTACAGGTGTAGTAGTACTGTAGTTACAGGTGTAGTAATACTGTAGTTACAGGTGTAGTAGTACTGTAGTTACAGGTGTAGTAGTACTGTAGTCACAGGTGTAGTACTGTAGTTACAGGTGTAGCAGTTCTGTAGTTACAGGTGTAGTAGTACTGTAGTTACAGGTGTAGTACTGTAGTTACAGGTGTAGTAGTTCTGTAGGTACAGGTGTAGTAGTACTGTAGTTACAGGTGTAGTAGTACTGTAGTTACAGGTGTAGTACTGTAGTTACAGGTGTAGTAGTACTGTAGTTACAGGTGTAGTAGTACTGTAGTCACAGGTGTAGTAGTACTTTAGTTACAGGTGTAGTACTGTAGTTACAGGTGTAGTAGTACTGTAGTCACAGGTGTAGTAGTACTGTAGTTACAGGTGTAGTAGTACTGTAGTCACAGGTATAGTAGTACTGTAGTTACAGGTGTAGTAGTACTGTAGTTACAGGTGTAGTAGTACTGTAGTTACAGGTGTAGTAGTACTGTAGTCACAGGTGTAGTAGTACTGTAGTTACAGGTGTAGTAGTACTGTAGTCACAGGTGTAGTAATACTTTAGTTACAGGTGTAGTACTGTAGTTACAGGTGTAGTAGTACTGTAGTCACAGGTGTAGTAGTACTGTAGTTACAGGTGTAGTAGTACTGTAGTCACAGGTATAGTAGTACTGTAGTTACAGGTGTAGTAGTACTGTAGTCACAGGTGTAGTAGTACTGTAGTTACAGGTGTAGTAGTACTGTAGTCACAGGTATAGTAGTACTGTAGTTACAGGTGTAGTAGTACTGTAGTCACAGGTATAGTAGTACTGTAGTTACAGGTGTAGTAGTACTGTAGTTACAGGTGTAGTAGTACTGTAGTACCTGTAGTAACATGTCGCCAGGTTCGATGCGTCCATCTGCCGCGACCGCTCCACCCTTCATGATGGAGCCGATATAAAtccctccatctcctctgtCATTACTCTGACCTACAATACTGATCCCCAGGAAGTTATACCtctctgacagacagacagacagacagacagacagacagacacacagacagacagacagacagacagacacacacacacacacacacacagtgacacagacagacagacagacagacacacacacacacacacaaagacacagacagacagacagacagacacacacacagagacacagacagacagacagacagacagacacacagacagacagccacacagacagacagacagacagacagacacacacacacacacacacacacacacagagacacagacagacacacagacacacacacacacacacacacacacacacacacacacacacacacacacacacagacacagacagacagacagacacacagatgataTATTTAAGTATAAAGTGAAACCAGCCAGACAGTTACTGTTTGCGTGGTTAAAGCGATAGAGTTTACTGTTTCATGATAAATCTTAGAGTACTATagtactgtacctttaaatctTAGAGTACTAcagtactgtacctttaagtcTTAGAGTACTACagtactgtagctttaaagaTTAGAGTACTAcagtactgtacctttaaatctTAGAGTATTACagtactgtagctttaaagaTTAGAGTACTACagtactgtagctttaaatcttAGAGTACTACagtactgtagctttaaagaTTAGAGTACTACagtactgtagctttaaatcttAGAGTACTGcagtactgtacctttaaatattagAGTACTAcagtactgtacctttaaatctTAGAGTACTACAGTACTGTACCTTAAAATATTAGAGTACTACAGTACTGTACCTTAAAATATTAGAGTACTAcagtactgtacctttaaatattagAGTACTGcagtactgtacctttaaatatgagaGTACTACagtactgtagctttaaatcttAGAGTACTAcagtactgtacctttaaatattagAGTACTACagtactgtagctttaaagaTTAGAGTACTACagtactgtagctttaaatcttAGAGTACTGcagtactgtacctttaaatctTAGAGTACTGCAGTACTTTAACTTCTCCATGAGTATTCgtagtttgtgttcatgttctgagatgttttcttcctctgctgaTACTCACCCAtgttcagagagacagagatgacgTTCAGCGACATGGTGGAGTCAGTGACACTGCTGAAAGACAccgactgacagacagacaggcagaaagacagacagacaggcagagagagagagacagacaggcagagagagagacaggcagagagaaagacaggcagagagagagagagacaggcagagagagagacagacagagagacaggtaggaAAATGAAGCCTGATCAGTGACAGCGGAAGTTCAGACAAATAAAAGTAGAAGacagaagatgtgtgtgtgtgtgtgtgtgtgtgtgtctgtgtgtgtgtgtgtgtgtctgtgtgtgtctgtgtgtgtgtgtgtgtgtgtgtgtgtctgtgtgtgtgtgtgtgtgtgtgtgtgtgtgtctgtgtctgtgtgtgtgtctgtgtgtgtgtgtgtgtgtgtctgtgtgtgtgtgtgtctgtgtgtgtgtgtgtgtgtgtgtgtctgtgtgtgtgtctgtgtgtgtgtgtgtgtgtgtgtgtgtgtgtgtgtctgtgtgtgtgtctgtgtgtgtctgtgtctgtgtgtgtgtgtgtgtgtgtctgtgtgtgtgtctgtgtgtgtgtgtgtgtgtgtgtgtgtctgtgtgtgtgtctgtgtgtgtgtgtgtgtgtgtgtgtgtgtgtgtgtgtctgtgtgtgtgtgtgtgtatctctgtgtgtgtgtgtgtgtgtctgtgtgtgtgtgtttgtgtgtgtgtgtgtgtgtgtctgtgtgtgtgtttgtgtgtgtgtgtgtgtgtctgtgtgtgtctgtgtgtgtgtttgtgtgtgtgtgtgtgtgtgtgtctgtgtgtgtgtgtgtgtgtgtgtgtatctctgtgtgtgtgtgtgtgtctgtgtgtgtgtgtgtctgtgtgtgtgtgtgtgtgtctgtgtgtgtctgtgtgtgtgtctgtgtgtgtgtgtctgtgtgtgtctgtgtgtgtgtctatgtgtgtgtgtgtctgtgtgtgtgtgtgtgtgtgtgtgtctgtgtgtgtctgtgtgtgtgtgtgtgtgtgtgtgtgtgtgtgtgtctgtgtgtgtctgtgtgtgtgtgtgtgtctatgtgtgtgtgtgtgtgtgtgtctgtgtgtgtctgtgtgtgtgtctgtgtgtgtctatgtgtgtgtgtgtgtgtgtgtgtgtgtgtgtgtgtgtgtgtgtgtgtgtgtgtgtgtgtctgtgtgtgtgtgtgtctatgtgtgtgtgtgtgtgtgtgtgtgtgtgtgtctgtgtgtgtctgtgtgtgtgtgtgtctgtgtgtgtctgtgtgtgtgtgtgtgtctatgtgtgtgtgtgtgtgtgtgtgtctgtctatgtgtgtgtgtgtgtgtgtgtgtgtctgtgtgtctgtgtgtgtctgtgtgtgtgtgtgtgtctgtgtgtgtgtgtgtgtgtgtgtgtgtctgtgtgtgtctgtgtgtgtctgtgtgtgtgtgtgtgtctatgtgtgtgtgtgtgtgtgtgtgtctgtgtgtgtgtgtgtgtgtctgtgtgtctatgtgtgtgtgtgtgtgtctgtgtgtgtgtgtgtgtgtgtgtgtgtctgtgtgtgtctatgtgtgtgtgtgtgtctgtgtgtgtgtgtgtgtgtgtgtgtgtgtgtgtgtgtgtgtctataccCTCTCCATCCGCTGTGTTTTGGCTTTTCGATGGCGGCGGCGTTGTCGCCTGATGAGTCGTGGGGAGGAACTGCTCTGGCCTGTTGATTGGCTGAACctggtgtgacatcacagaggaatgaaatgacagaaatcatatttacagatattttatttttctgtcttcatgaatataaaTCAAAGTTTGAATTCTCAGGTTGTCCACTTTAAGTGTTTCTTCATCAGACAGCACCCCCTGCTGGTTAACCAGGGGTATTACAACACATCAAATGAAGACCTGTGTTAATGAATGATGGACAGTATCAAAGAGAACTGACACTTTGAAGAAGCTGCTTCAGAAGACGGCTGTGTCTCAGAGGACACTCCTACCAGCGTCCAGAACTTCTACTGTTGTCTCCGgggtatcaaacaggtatcaatacAATCAAGAGTCCAGAATCCAGACTGagagaaagactttaaataaagtcCAGAATCCAGGAGAATCCAGACTGagagaaagactttaaataaagtcCAGAATGCAGGAGAATCCAGACTGaaagaaagactttaaataaagtcCAGAATGCAGGAGAATCCAGACTGagagaaagactttaaataaagtcCAGAATCCAGGAGAATCCAGGAGAATCCAGGAGAATCCAGGAGAATCCAGGAGAATCCAGACTGAGAGAAGGGGATGAAGAGACTGCACTCGCTCGGTCACATTACTTCTGCTCTCAGATCAGCTGGGACTCTTTTATCTGACCCACAATACACCCTGCTCAGTATGTCACATGACCTGcggcagccaatcagagcggGGGGAGAAGACCACCATGAAGAGGTTTActagagcagaagaagaagacctgagggCAGGTGAGTGACTGATGTCATCAAACTGACCAATCCCCAGTGAGAGCTGCTATTTAAAGGAACAGGTCCACATTTTACTGCTATGGTTCAGCTGGgctttagcttagcatagcataaaGAAGCTTCAGCTAGCATTCTGTGGGTGGCTCTGGTTCAGTTGgcagagtcgtcgcctctcgaccgaaaggttgagggttcgatccccagctgtgtccttgggcaagtcacattgctcccactgcttcagtggtggtgtatgaatggattagtactctctgatgtatgtcacattgctccctctgcttcagtggtggtgtatgaatggattagtactctctgatgtatgtcacattgctccccctgcttcagtggtggtgtatgaatggattagtactctctgatgtatgtcacattgctccctctgcttcagtggtggtgtatgaatggattagtgctCTCTGATGTAAGTcacattgctcccactgcttcagtggtggtgtatgaatggattagtactctctgatgtatgtcacattgctccctctgcttcagtggtggtgtatgaatggattagtactctctgatgtatgtcacaTTGCTCACCccgcttcagtggtggtgtatgaatggattagtgctctctgatgtacgtcacattgctccctctgcttcagtggtggtgtatgaatggattagtactctctgatgtatgtcacattgctccctctgcttcagtggtggtgtatgaatggattagtactctctgatgtatgtcacaTTGCTCACCccgcttcagtggtggtgtatgaatggattagtactctctgatgtatgtcacattgctccccctgcttcagtgttggtgtatgaatggattagtgctctctgatgtacgtcacattgctccccctgcttcagtgatggtgtatgaatggattagtgctctctgatgtatgtcacattgctccctctgcttcagtggtggtgtatgaatggattagtgctctctgatgtatgtcacattgctccctctgcttcagtggtggtgtatgaatggattagtgctctctgatgtatgtcacattgctccctctgcttcagtggtggtgtatgaatggattagtgctctctgatgtacgtcacatttctccctctgcttcagtggtggtgtatgaatggattagtgctctctgatgtacgtcacattgctccctctgcttcagtggtggtgtatgaatggattagtgctctctgatgtatgtcacattgctccctctgcttcagtggtggtgtatgaatggattagtactctctgatgtacgtcacatttctccctctgcttcagtggtggtgtatgaatggattagtgctCTCTGATGTATCCTATCCTATccagcctagcttagcacaaagtaAAAGGAAACACTGACCTTCCTCCTGAGTCTTCCTCAGAGGAGCAGAAACTGGTCGTCTCTAATTGGCTGCTCTGCTGCGTTGACGAGCTGTCGCCTCCGCCTACTGGTTCCACCGCATTCTTGTCAGCTGGTTTTTGGGCGTGTCCATTCAGATGCccacctgcagagagagcagccaatcagagatcaGGGACAGTTTcagacatgtttacatcatgtgttcaGAGGGACGAGCTCACCTGggtcactctctccctcctttctgtgtgtgtcctgcaggtcGTCTTGACCGCCCACAACTGcagcactgagagagagagagagacagagagagagagagagagagagagagagaaagagacagagtgagagtgagagagagacagagtgagagagagacagagagagagagagacagagagagagagagagagagagagagagagacagagacagagagacagagagagagagagagagagagagagagagagagagagacagagtgagagtgagagagagacagagtgagagagagagagagagagacagagagagagagagagagagagagagacagagacagagacagagagacagagagagagagagagagagagacagagagagagagagacagagacagagagagagagacagagagagacagagagacagagagacagagggagagagagacagagacagagagacagagagagagagagagagatagacagagagagacagagagagagagagagagacagagggagagagagacagagacagagagagacagagagagacagagagagagagacagagagagagacagagagacagagcgagagacagagagagagacagagagagaaagagagagacagaaacagagagagacagagagagagacagagagagatagacagagagagagagagagagagagagagacagagacagagacagagacagagacagagagacagagagagacagagagagagagacagagagagagagagacagagagagagacagagacagagagagagacagagagagagacagagagagagagacagacagagacagagagagagacagagagacagagagagagacagagagagagagacagagagagagagatacagagacagagagagagagacagagacagagagacagagagagagacagagagagagagagagacagagagagagagacagagagagagacagagagagagagagagagacagagacagagacagagagagagagacagagagagagagagacagagagagagacagagagagagacagagagagagagacagagagacagagagcgagacagagagagaaacagagagagagacagagagagagagacagagagagagacagagacagagagagagagacagagagagacagagagagagacagagagagacagagagacagagagagagagagacagagagacagagagagagacagagagagagacagagagagagacagagagacagagagacagagagacagagagagagacagagagagaaacagagagagagacagagagacagagagagacagagagagagagacagagacagagagagagacagagagagtgacagagagagagagagacagagagagacagagagagagacagagagagagagacagagagagagacagagacagagagagagacagagagagtgacagagagagagagacagagagagagacagagacagagagagagacagagagagagacagagacagagagagagacagagagagtgacagagagagagagagacagagagagagagacagagagagagacagagacagagagagagacagagagagagacagagacagagagagagacagagagagtgacagagagagagagagacagagagagacagagagagagacagagagagagagacagagagagagacagagacagagagagacagagagacagagacagagagagagagacagagagagacagagagagagacagagagagacagag includes these proteins:
- the LOC132980975 gene encoding segment polarity protein dishevelled homolog DVL-3 isoform X2, whose amino-acid sequence is MGESMAEETRVVYHLEDQETPYLIRINVPAQRVTLADFKQVVNKPNVKFFFKSVDDDFGVVKEEISDDDARLPFVNGRVVCWLVSSDSCQPDFRGSDLQSLATPTSVAPPPVERTGGIGDSRPPSFHAAVVGGQDDLQDTHRKEGESDPGGHLNGHAQKPADKNAVEPVGGGDSSSTQQSSQLETTSFCSSEEDSGGRFSQSTGQSSSSPRLIRRQRRRHRKAKTQRMERSVSFSSVTDSTMSLNVISVSLNMERYNFLGISIVGQSNDRGDGGIYIGSIMKGGAVAADGRIEPGDMLLQVNDINFENMSNDDAVRVLREIVHKPGSVTLTVAKCWDPSPRGCFTLPRSEPVRPIDPAAWVSHTAAMTGRLLPHYGVQEENPLTIHSDMTDVVRAMANRESGLEVRDRMWLKITIPNAFIGSDVVDWLHRNVEGFTDRREARKYAGNLLKAGYIRHTVNKVTFSEQCYYVFTDLCAGLGVLSLLDDDGGGGGGSDCNPLAPPPGPQQPPAFPYQYPVPHPYSSHPPLTQLTTWGGGGGGGGGEGSQHSEGERGSSGSDCSDGQKDRGLGSQSEPTTQEAGAPSDKQLTELLSSNNSNLKPPSSFSGHHGNKDSEDLAPLQGRGRHRDLAAARQSFCLAMGNPSDFFVDVM
- the LOC132980975 gene encoding segment polarity protein dishevelled homolog DVL-3 isoform X1; translated protein: MGESMAEETRVVYHLEDQETPYLIRINVPAQRVTLADFKQVVNKPNVKFFFKSVDDDFGVVKEEISDDDARLPFVNGRVVCWLVSSDSCQPDFRGSDLQSLATPTSVAPPPVERTGGIGDSRPPSFHAAVVGGQDDLQDTHRKEGESDPGGHLNGHAQKPADKNAVEPVGGGDSSSTQQSSQLETTSFCSSEEDSGGRFSQSTGQSSSSPRLIRRQRRRHRKAKTQRMERSVSFSSVTDSTMSLNVISVSLNMERYNFLGISIVGQSNDRGDGGIYIGSIMKGGAVAADGRIEPGDMLLQVNDINFENMSNDDAVRVLREIVHKPGSVTLTVAKCWDPSPRGCFTLPRSEPVRPIDPAAWVSHTAAMTGRLLPHYGVQEENPLTIHSDMTDVVRAMANRESGLEVRDRMWLKITIPNAFIGSDVVDWLHRNVEGFTDRREARKYAGNLLKAGYIRHTVNKVTFSEQCYYVFTDLCAGLGVLSLLDDDGGGGGGSDCNPLAPPPGPQQPPAFPYQYPVPHPYSSHPPLTQLTTWGGGGGGGGGEGSQHSEGERGADGSSGSDCSDGQKDRGLGSQSEPTTQEAGAPSDKQLTELLSSNNSNLKPPSSFSGHHGNKDSEDLAPLQGRGRHRDLAAARQSFCLAMGNPSDFFVDVM